From Streptomyces griseorubiginosus, one genomic window encodes:
- the recR gene encoding recombination mediator RecR encodes MYEGVVQDLIDELGRLPGVGPKSAQRIAFHILQAEPTDVRRLAQCLMEVKAKVRFCATCGNVAQEELCNICRDTRRDPSVICVVEEPKDVVAIERTREFRGKYHVLGGAISPIEGVGPDDLRIRELLARLADGTVTELILATDPNLEGEATATYLARMIKPMGLKVTRLASGLPVGGDLEYADEVTLGRAFEGRRLLDV; translated from the coding sequence TTGTACGAAGGCGTGGTCCAGGACCTCATCGACGAACTGGGGCGGCTGCCCGGCGTCGGTCCCAAGAGCGCCCAGCGGATCGCCTTCCACATCCTGCAGGCGGAACCGACGGACGTACGCCGGCTCGCGCAGTGCCTGATGGAGGTCAAGGCGAAGGTCCGCTTCTGCGCGACCTGCGGCAATGTCGCCCAGGAAGAGCTCTGCAACATCTGCCGCGACACCCGCCGCGACCCCTCCGTCATCTGTGTGGTGGAGGAGCCCAAGGACGTGGTCGCGATCGAGCGCACCCGGGAGTTCCGTGGCAAGTACCACGTCCTGGGCGGCGCGATCAGCCCGATCGAGGGTGTAGGACCCGATGATCTGCGCATACGAGAACTGTTGGCCCGCCTGGCCGACGGTACGGTCACCGAGCTGATCCTGGCCACGGACCCGAACCTGGAGGGGGAGGCCACAGCGACGTACCTCGCCCGCATGATCAAGCCCATGGGCCTCAAGGTCACCCGCCTGGCCAGCGGCCTCCCGGTGGGTGGCGACCTGGAATACGCGGACGAGGTGACCCTCGGCCGCGCCTTCGAGGGGAGACGACTCCTAGATGTCTGA